A genomic region of Leptolyngbya sp. NIES-2104 contains the following coding sequences:
- a CDS encoding Npun_F0813 family protein, whose product MFILKRQDVEISSIQHPKRDQKVPILSYQGQTFRLIQVFSAGQEEDARSFWRDLTDNQGKACVLLEEPERYSVWGKVRLDQLGIELPAQEGGAVSAVFTQACLLMLQAMYIDIEDLMGTKQATSFERDLANVLQQWRFPQTESPTAIKQLLTVNPLNSLHTPTWQESLLNVLLQELHRLGKAYFGKSAFVDRILDALQDLPQGERSRFLEWLNHSPTGKLWS is encoded by the coding sequence ATGTTCATTCTGAAACGGCAGGATGTTGAGATCAGCAGCATTCAGCACCCCAAACGCGACCAAAAAGTTCCGATCTTGTCCTATCAAGGGCAAACCTTCCGATTGATCCAAGTCTTCAGCGCAGGACAGGAAGAAGATGCTCGATCGTTTTGGCGCGATCTCACTGACAATCAAGGCAAAGCCTGTGTCCTCCTCGAAGAACCAGAGCGCTACAGCGTTTGGGGCAAAGTGCGACTCGACCAGCTCGGAATTGAACTACCCGCCCAAGAGGGAGGAGCCGTTTCTGCAGTTTTTACTCAAGCGTGTTTACTGATGCTGCAAGCGATGTACATCGACATTGAAGATCTCATGGGCACGAAGCAAGCCACTTCATTCGAGCGGGATTTAGCAAATGTGCTTCAGCAGTGGCGCTTTCCTCAAACGGAGTCCCCGACTGCCATTAAACAACTCCTCACGGTGAATCCGCTCAATAGCTTGCACACTCCCACCTGGCAAGAAAGTTTACTCAATGTGTTGCTGCAAGAGCTTCATCGGCTCGGTAAGGCATATTTTGGCAAGTCCGCGTTTGTCGATCGTATTCTCGATGCGCTCCAAGATTTGCCGCAAGGTGAGCGCTCCCGGTTTTTGGAATGGCTCAACCACTCCCCGACCGGAAAACTCTGGTCTTAA
- a CDS encoding DUF5615 family PIN-like protein — protein MKLLFDENLSPKLPNRLSDLFPNSLHVRDVGMKATIDPIVWDYAKDNNLMIVSKDADMHDLSLVFGNPPKVIWLRLGNCSTSQVENLLRQNFGTIKSFYEDESLSLLALS, from the coding sequence ATGAAGCTACTTTTTGACGAAAACCTATCACCTAAGTTGCCAAACCGTTTGAGCGATCTTTTTCCAAACTCATTGCACGTTCGAGATGTGGGCATGAAGGCAACGATCGACCCAATCGTTTGGGATTATGCAAAGGACAATAATTTAATGATTGTCTCGAAAGATGCAGATATGCACGACCTAAGCTTAGTCTTTGGGAATCCACCGAAAGTGATTTGGCTTCGCCTTGGCAACTGTTCGACATCACAGGTTGAAAACTTGCTGCGCCAGAATTTCGGCACAATCAAATCATTCTATGAAGATGAGAGCTTATCACTGCTTGCTTTATCATAA
- a CDS encoding 1-acyl-sn-glycerol-3-phosphate acyltransferase, with protein sequence MSRPVMLLIDFMLSPKTPKTDGVLTRPSIPLPETPSTLEEHPVSSSTAPSFVEHSNSSQSVRSRCLPWLASIVYPLARYVVLPFYFRRIEVTGREQFPAVGPVIIAATHRSRWDALMVPCAVGQDVTGRALRFMVTADEMNGIQGWFIRRLGGFPINTRQPTISALRHSIDLLQQGEALVIFPEGNIYRQPANLKPGLARLALQAEASQPNLNVQIVPISIQYSKPLVPWRSAVKVRVHQPLKVAEYSLDHPKQGAKRLTADLEKILRGCCQ encoded by the coding sequence TTGTCCCGACCTGTCATGCTGCTGATCGACTTCATGCTATCGCCGAAGACCCCAAAAACTGATGGCGTTCTGACTCGCCCCTCGATTCCTTTGCCTGAAACTCCCAGTACCCTAGAAGAACACCCTGTTTCATCCTCAACTGCGCCTTCCTTTGTGGAACACTCGAATTCTTCTCAATCTGTGCGATCGCGCTGCTTACCTTGGCTCGCGTCGATCGTTTATCCGCTGGCACGCTATGTGGTTCTGCCGTTCTACTTTCGACGAATCGAGGTAACGGGTCGAGAACAGTTTCCCGCAGTCGGTCCGGTGATTATCGCGGCAACACATCGATCGCGGTGGGATGCTTTGATGGTTCCTTGTGCGGTGGGTCAAGATGTGACGGGTCGAGCGTTGCGGTTCATGGTGACAGCCGATGAAATGAACGGGATTCAAGGCTGGTTTATTCGGCGATTGGGTGGGTTTCCGATTAATACTCGTCAGCCGACGATTTCAGCTCTTCGACACAGCATCGATTTGCTCCAACAGGGCGAAGCGCTGGTCATTTTTCCCGAAGGTAATATCTACCGACAGCCTGCCAATCTTAAGCCTGGATTAGCTCGATTAGCACTGCAAGCAGAAGCGAGTCAGCCGAATTTGAATGTGCAGATTGTCCCGATCTCAATTCAATATAGCAAACCCTTAGTACCGTGGCGGTCTGCGGTTAAAGTTCGTGTCCATCAGCCGTTAAAGGTGGCAGAGTACAGCTTAGACCATCCGAAGCAAGGGGCAAAACGGTTAACAGCGGATTTAGAAAAGATTTTGCGAGGATGCTGCCAGTAA
- a CDS encoding DUF433 domain-containing protein — protein MNYRNYITIEPNKRGGKPCVRGLRITVYEVLEYLASEMTEAEILDDFPDLTREDLKACIAYAADRERRFMSAPLSA, from the coding sequence ATGAACTACCGAAATTACATCACGATCGAACCGAATAAACGGGGTGGTAAGCCTTGTGTCCGTGGCTTGCGAATTACAGTTTATGAAGTGCTTGAGTACCTAGCTTCCGAGATGACCGAAGCAGAAATTCTCGACGATTTTCCTGATCTAACGCGAGAAGATTTAAAGGCTTGTATTGCTTACGCTGCTGATCGTGAGCGTCGGTTTATGAGCGCTCCACTGTCCGCATGA
- a CDS encoding GatB/YqeY domain-containing protein: MSLKDRITEEIKTAMKSQDKVRLETLRSIKKVLLEKEVSVRPSGQTELTEAQEIEALSQIAKQRRDSIEQYTNANRSDLADKEAEELAIIETFLPAQMSDEEVESAIAEIITQVGATSAKDMGKVMGPAMQQLKGKADGKKVQAIVKAKLGG, translated from the coding sequence ATGAGTCTGAAAGACCGCATTACCGAAGAGATTAAAACCGCGATGAAGTCTCAGGATAAGGTGCGGTTAGAGACGCTGAGAAGCATTAAGAAAGTGCTATTAGAGAAAGAAGTAAGTGTCCGCCCGTCCGGTCAAACTGAATTGACCGAGGCGCAGGAAATCGAGGCGTTGTCTCAGATTGCCAAACAGCGCAGAGATTCGATCGAGCAATACACGAATGCGAATCGGTCAGATTTAGCCGACAAAGAAGCGGAAGAGTTGGCAATTATCGAGACGTTTCTGCCCGCGCAAATGTCCGATGAAGAAGTGGAAAGTGCGATCGCCGAAATCATCACCCAAGTTGGCGCAACTTCCGCAAAAGATATGGGTAAAGTGATGGGTCCCGCGATGCAGCAGTTGAAAGGCAAGGCGGACGGGAAGAAGGTACAAGCGATCGTTAAAGCGAAGTTGGGCGGATAG
- a CDS encoding GNAT family N-acetyltransferase, with protein sequence MSIKLRTAGLDDLATIYAIRRDAILGAPSEASLNDRQAWADKRSPNYYQDRLTAGHVIIASSEEDNIGWGSSSDDCITGLYVCSSWCCKGIGRIIMDSLEMEIFRRGYTFARLGASPDAIGFYTKLGYESVGFPDDDRAVPMEKRLRMTDSKSTAV encoded by the coding sequence GTGAGCATCAAACTTCGCACAGCAGGTCTGGATGACCTTGCCACCATCTATGCGATTCGTCGAGATGCCATCCTTGGAGCTCCATCTGAGGCTAGTTTAAATGATCGTCAGGCTTGGGCGGACAAGCGATCACCTAATTACTACCAAGATCGACTTACTGCTGGTCACGTCATTATTGCCAGTTCTGAAGAAGACAATATCGGTTGGGGAAGTAGTTCCGACGATTGTATTACTGGACTATACGTTTGCTCATCATGGTGTTGCAAAGGTATAGGTCGTATCATTATGGATAGTCTTGAAATGGAAATCTTTAGACGTGGGTATACGTTCGCGAGACTAGGAGCGAGTCCGGATGCTATCGGCTTCTACACTAAGCTCGGTTATGAATCAGTTGGATTTCCGGATGATGATAGAGCAGTTCCAATGGAAAAACGTCTTAGAATGACTGACTCTAAATCTACGGCTGTATAA
- a CDS encoding ribose-phosphate pyrophosphokinase, whose product MIRSATLSPPSALPSIPDSNRLRLLSGTANVPLSQEIARYLGMDLSPMVQKHFADGELYVQIQESIRGCDVYLIQPTCRPVNDNLMELLIMIDACRRASARQVTAVLPYYGYARADRKTAGRESITAKLAANLITQAGANRILAMDLHAAQIQGYFDIPMDHVYGSPTLVDYIASKQLEDLVVVSPDVGGVARARALAKRLNDAPLAIIDKRRQAHNVAEVMNVIGDVRGKTAVLVDDMIDTAGTILEGAKILRKEGARQVYACATHAVFSPPAIERLSSGYLEEVIVTNTIPILDEHRFPQLKILSVASVIGETIWRIHEDNSVSSLFR is encoded by the coding sequence GTGATCCGTTCTGCAACACTATCTCCTCCTTCTGCTCTGCCATCGATTCCTGATAGCAATCGTCTGCGCCTCTTGTCTGGCACGGCAAACGTGCCCCTCTCACAAGAAATCGCCCGATATTTAGGAATGGATCTGAGTCCCATGGTGCAAAAGCACTTTGCGGATGGCGAGCTATATGTCCAGATTCAAGAGTCGATTCGCGGTTGTGATGTTTATCTCATCCAGCCGACTTGCCGCCCGGTCAACGACAACTTGATGGAACTGCTGATTATGATCGATGCGTGCCGAAGGGCATCCGCTCGACAAGTCACCGCAGTTCTGCCGTATTACGGGTATGCGAGAGCCGATCGCAAAACGGCTGGACGTGAATCGATTACGGCAAAACTCGCAGCCAATCTGATTACTCAGGCAGGAGCGAATCGAATTCTCGCGATGGATTTACACGCGGCTCAGATCCAAGGGTATTTCGATATTCCGATGGATCATGTCTACGGCTCTCCGACGCTTGTCGATTACATTGCCAGTAAACAGCTTGAAGATCTGGTCGTTGTTTCTCCGGATGTCGGAGGAGTTGCACGAGCAAGAGCCTTAGCGAAACGATTAAACGATGCGCCTCTAGCAATCATTGATAAGCGCCGCCAGGCTCACAATGTGGCAGAAGTGATGAACGTGATCGGGGATGTCCGGGGCAAAACTGCGGTTTTAGTCGATGACATGATCGATACGGCTGGAACGATTCTAGAAGGCGCTAAGATTCTTCGCAAAGAGGGAGCACGTCAGGTTTACGCCTGTGCAACTCATGCGGTCTTTTCTCCCCCTGCGATCGAGCGTCTCTCTAGTGGCTATCTCGAAGAAGTGATCGTCACTAATACGATTCCGATCTTGGATGAGCATCGCTTCCCGCAACTGAAAATTCTCTCAGTTGCCAGTGTGATCGGCGAAACGATTTGGCGAATTCACGAAGATAACTCGGTTAGTAGCCTGTTCAGATAA
- the clpB gene encoding ATP-dependent chaperone ClpB, which produces MQPTDPSKFTDKAWEAIVQAQDVVRRYRHQNLEVEHLIISLLEQEDGLAGKILSKAGIEPNRFFQQVDDFTRRQPKVGSTEQLYLGRYLDSMLDRAEAARASMQDDFISIEHFIQAFANDPRLGLKIFRSFNVDTARLDTAIRDLRGSQKVTDQAPESRYSALEKFGLDLTERAKAGKIDPVIGRDGEIRRVVQVLSRRTKNNPVLIGEPGVGKTAIAEGLAQRIVNGDVPESLKNRKLISLDMGSLIAGAKYRGEFEDRLRAVLKEVIDSDGQIVLFIDELHTVVGAGASGQGNMDAGNLLKPMLARGELRCIGATTLDEYRKYIEKDAALERRFQQVVIDQPSVEDTISILRGLKERYEVHHGVNITDSALVAAATLSSRYISDRFLPDKAIDLVDEAAAKLRMEITSKPTELEQIERRLRQLEMEKLSVKSEDKLTGISGLSRNSKDRLERLEQEIAELQPRKDALDSQWQNEKQILETIKSLKMEEDQLRVQIEQAERAYDLNTAAQLKYGRLEALQHDREQQEAQLLELQAGGTALLREQVTEADIAEIVARWTGIPVTRLLESERQKLLNLEKHLHERVIGQHDAVEAVSAAIRRARSGMKDPSRPIGSFLFMGPTGVGKTELARALAQFLFDAEDAIVRLDMSEYMEKHSVSRLVGAPPGYVGYDEGGQLSEAIRRKPYSVVLLDEVEKAHPDVFNILLQVLDDGRITDSQGRTVDFRNTVIVMTSNIGSEHILDVAGDDARYEEMQKRVMKALRKHFRPEFLNRIDDTILFHPLNRAELSEIVGLQIQRIQGLLSDQKIMLELSPAAQKYVADVGYDPTYGARPLKRAIQRELQNPIATKLLENAFVEGDTISIDLVDGKLKFSKKELVANSQPVTVTPVVVTEN; this is translated from the coding sequence ATGCAACCCACAGACCCCAGCAAATTTACAGATAAAGCCTGGGAAGCGATCGTTCAGGCACAAGATGTCGTGCGACGTTATCGACACCAGAATCTAGAAGTCGAGCATTTGATCATTAGCCTGCTAGAGCAGGAAGATGGCTTGGCGGGAAAAATTTTAAGCAAAGCCGGAATTGAGCCGAATCGATTTTTCCAGCAGGTCGATGACTTTACTCGCCGTCAGCCAAAAGTGGGCAGTACGGAACAGCTTTATTTAGGGCGGTATCTCGATTCAATGCTCGATCGAGCAGAAGCGGCGAGAGCTTCGATGCAGGACGATTTTATTTCGATCGAACATTTTATCCAGGCGTTTGCTAACGATCCGCGCCTCGGTCTGAAGATCTTCCGCAGTTTCAATGTGGATACAGCGCGATTAGATACGGCAATTCGCGACCTTCGAGGCAGTCAGAAAGTGACCGATCAAGCTCCCGAATCGCGCTATTCAGCTTTAGAAAAATTTGGATTGGATCTAACGGAACGTGCCAAAGCAGGCAAGATCGATCCGGTGATTGGACGCGATGGCGAAATTCGTCGTGTGGTACAGGTTCTATCTCGACGGACTAAAAATAATCCGGTCTTGATTGGAGAACCGGGAGTCGGGAAAACTGCGATCGCGGAAGGTCTCGCACAACGAATCGTGAATGGTGATGTACCTGAATCGCTAAAGAACCGCAAGCTGATTTCTCTCGACATGGGATCGCTGATTGCAGGGGCGAAGTATCGAGGCGAATTTGAGGATCGACTTAGAGCTGTTCTTAAAGAAGTGATCGATTCCGATGGGCAAATCGTTTTATTCATCGATGAGCTTCATACGGTCGTTGGCGCGGGTGCAAGCGGTCAAGGCAATATGGATGCCGGAAACCTGCTTAAACCGATGTTGGCGCGAGGAGAATTGCGCTGTATTGGGGCGACAACGCTCGATGAGTATCGGAAGTACATTGAGAAAGATGCAGCGCTAGAGCGGCGATTTCAGCAGGTCGTGATCGATCAGCCGAGTGTTGAAGATACGATTTCGATTCTACGCGGGTTGAAAGAGCGGTATGAAGTTCACCACGGGGTGAACATTACGGATTCGGCTTTAGTGGCGGCTGCTACGTTATCGAGTCGGTATATTAGCGATCGCTTTCTTCCTGACAAAGCGATCGATCTGGTCGATGAAGCCGCTGCCAAACTCCGAATGGAGATCACCTCGAAGCCGACCGAGCTAGAACAAATCGAGCGCCGTTTAAGACAGCTTGAAATGGAAAAACTCTCGGTCAAGAGCGAAGACAAATTAACGGGAATATCCGGACTCAGCCGCAATTCCAAAGATCGACTCGAACGGCTCGAACAAGAAATCGCGGAACTTCAGCCGCGAAAAGATGCCCTCGATTCCCAGTGGCAAAACGAAAAGCAAATCCTCGAAACGATCAAATCGCTCAAGATGGAAGAAGATCAGCTTCGGGTGCAAATCGAACAAGCTGAACGGGCGTATGATCTCAACACAGCAGCGCAACTAAAATACGGGCGACTTGAAGCCTTACAGCACGATCGTGAACAACAAGAAGCGCAACTTTTGGAACTGCAAGCAGGCGGAACCGCGTTACTGCGCGAACAAGTGACCGAAGCGGATATTGCAGAAATCGTTGCTCGTTGGACAGGAATTCCGGTGACTCGATTGCTCGAATCTGAGCGGCAGAAACTCCTGAATTTGGAGAAGCACCTGCACGAACGAGTCATCGGACAGCACGATGCCGTTGAAGCCGTTTCTGCTGCGATTCGACGAGCGCGATCGGGAATGAAAGATCCAAGTCGCCCGATCGGTTCATTTCTATTTATGGGACCCACCGGAGTTGGAAAAACGGAACTCGCCCGCGCACTGGCTCAATTTTTGTTTGATGCGGAAGATGCGATCGTGCGTCTCGATATGTCCGAATACATGGAAAAACATTCGGTGTCGCGCTTAGTCGGTGCTCCTCCTGGATATGTGGGCTACGACGAAGGCGGACAGTTATCGGAAGCAATTCGTCGCAAGCCCTATTCAGTTGTGCTGCTCGATGAGGTTGAAAAAGCGCATCCGGACGTGTTCAACATCCTGCTTCAAGTGCTCGATGATGGACGCATTACCGATTCTCAGGGTCGCACCGTCGATTTTCGCAACACTGTGATTGTGATGACGAGCAATATCGGCAGCGAACATATTCTGGATGTGGCTGGTGATGATGCCCGCTACGAAGAAATGCAAAAACGAGTGATGAAAGCGCTGCGGAAGCATTTCCGCCCTGAGTTTCTCAACAGAATCGATGATACGATTCTGTTCCACCCGTTGAATCGTGCGGAATTGAGTGAAATTGTTGGACTCCAGATTCAGCGAATTCAAGGTTTGCTGAGCGATCAGAAGATTATGTTGGAACTTTCACCTGCTGCACAGAAATATGTAGCAGATGTGGGATATGACCCGACTTACGGAGCACGTCCATTAAAACGGGCAATTCAGCGGGAGTTACAAAACCCGATCGCGACTAAACTACTCGAAAATGCGTTTGTAGAAGGGGACACGATCTCGATTGATTTAGTCGATGGCAAACTTAAATTTAGTAAAAAGGAACTGGTTGCTAATTCTCAGCCTGTGACGGTGACTCCGGTAGTAGTGACGGAGAATTAG
- a CDS encoding DUF1049 domain-containing protein translates to MRSFATLITASLVAVWVGAIALIAIQNAAPIALRFLAFQSIDLPFGLVIAFSVVLGILGTAIVQPLLGLLPGQGDDV, encoded by the coding sequence ATGAGAAGTTTTGCCACTTTAATTACTGCGAGTCTGGTTGCCGTTTGGGTCGGTGCGATCGCACTCATTGCGATTCAAAACGCGGCTCCGATCGCGCTCAGATTTTTAGCGTTTCAATCGATCGATCTGCCGTTCGGTCTGGTGATTGCTTTTAGCGTTGTGCTTGGAATTTTGGGAACTGCGATCGTGCAGCCCCTTCTTGGACTTTTACCTGGTCAAGGCGACGACGTTTAG